TCGAAGGCACTTGTTGAATATGATTAAGATGGAAAGTTCTGATTTTTAATTCTGTAATATCTAGAAAGCAATTGACCTATCTTTTGACTGAGCTTAGCGGGTGATTCTAAAGACAATCACCGaaacatttttccttttggcatTTGACCCCGGTGAGTAATGATGAGAGGAGGGGCTACTGATACAGTGGCCCACGATAACGTGCTAAGTAAAAAGAAATCTTGTTTTGACCTTAGCTAGCAACGCCGTGCTACAAGTCACCGTCCCATAATTTTTGCCGAAATCTAGATTAACCATCTTTAATTTAAATGGAACAGTGGATCCAGAAGGTTAGCAGCTAATAAGTTCCTGAGGATAAATAATCGCCGTATGAGGCCGAccctttataaaaaaagaagcgTGCATAGCCGCTAGACCGAGCTGAGCTagttacagagagagagagagagatggggcgGGTGGCGACGCTGGTGGGGGTGGCGGTGGCGCTGTCGCTGACGACGGCGCTGGTGCTGCCGGAGGTGGCTGCGGTGAGGTACATGGTAGGGGCAGGCCTGGGCAACGGATGGACCCAAGGCCTCAACTACACTAACTGGACTCGAGACAAGCATTTCTACAATGGCGACTGGCTCtgtatgctctctctctctctctctctctctctctctctctgtagccTTCAGATCTGTGACTCGTTTCGCTCGCGTTAGACGTTCCGGGTCCATCCGAATGAGTCAGATCTGCAGATGGGTCGGAACCGTGCATGAAAAATGAGCTCACCGCAGTGTGATTCTTCTGAGTACGAGCTCAGCGTCGCGTGCTGCTCTTTCTTATTGGCTCCTCTCTTGAATCAATGTTGATTCAGGAGCTTGATGCCTCGCGAATTTCGCTCAAGAGTCGCGACTTCTCTGAAAAGTGACACTTCGCTTTTGATTTCGTTGCTATGTTAGTCCCCTGATTCTTAGAGGCGACATTGTATCGGGTTCAGTGGCTCATTGGGGTTAACTTTTTTCAATGTGAGTTGACAAAAGAACTTGCTAGATATGATGAATCTTGAGGTTGCTCAGAGAGCTGAAATTCCTCAACGTTGGCGGAGATGGTCACGTGCAAATAAGCTCATTCAGATCCGCGTCTCTCGGTCAATGTCAGTTCGTTTCCCCCCATTGGAGCTTCTTCTTCGTCTGGAGCCGTTTTGGAGTTGAAAATTTCACATCTTTTCTGCTTACTTCCTACTCCTTCGTCCGGCAACTTGTTCCTCCGAGTCAGTTCTGCTTCCAATTTTGTTTCAGCATTGAGAATCCTTGTCGATTTGAGGTATAATTGATCGTTTTTCTGTTGGTTCGGATTGGTGAAATCGCTTCTTTTCGGttgaattaaatataataaCTATGTTTGTTAACCGTTTCTAGAGAAATTAAATATGTGGTGAATCTTAGAACCTCCATAACGCATGGAAGATGCAAGCGTACAATTAAACTCGCTGCTCTTTTGGCTCGACGCATCGTGCTCTCATACACTTGCTAGTGGAAGGAGAGAAGTCATAGGACAAATGCTGTCCGATTGAGGATTCAGATCGGTCTTGTTGGTGAGGCTTGGTATCTAGGAGCTGGATCTAAATCTTGACAGCATGTGATTAGAGAAAAAATGGTGTCAAGCTGCCCCTGAGATGCATAGCTATTTTGGTTTGATGAAGTGATAAAACTGCCTACTTAGCAAAGTGAAGTCAGTTGTCATCTTTATGTGCTCTTTGACATGTGGTCGAGGAGATAACCTTCTCTGGTTTGCCATTTTCATAATTTGCTTAAAGATGTTtcctctttttatctttctgcTAAGGTCCGATGCTTTCACATTTTCATCTTAGGCGACAATTTGCAGGCCGCAGTTCAAATATGAACGAGCTGCTAGCTCGGCCATCGAATTGTATGAGATTTATGTTTGACGTCTGGACGCCAACATTGTATTGCTGTTTCCTGACTCTTTGCGTCCTTCCAGTCTTTGTCTACGATAGGAACCAGTTGAGCGTGCTCGAGGTGAACGAGACGAACTACGAGTCATGCAACTCCGATCACCCGTTGGTGAACTGGACCAGAGGAGCAGGGAGGGACGTCGTCCCACTGAACGTCACGAGGCCTTACTACTTCGTCAGCGGCAACGGATTTTGCTTCGGCGGAGCCAAGCTCGCCGTCAAGGTAGAGAACCCACCGCCCCCTCCCGTGGCCTCCCCAGAGAAGAGTGGATCCCCAGCATCCTTTTACCACGGGCGGTTGGTCCTACCAGCGGTCTTCGCAGTCGGCGCCATGTGGGATGCGTTCCTCCGGTTCTGCTAGCCCCTAAAGAAACCCGCTCGAGAATCGGCTTCCCACGGGACCGACCGGCAATTCCTTTCTTCATCTACAAAAATTCCTTTGAAGTGAAAAGGAAGTCAAGCTGTTTTCTTCTACcattttgttctttatttagGAGGAGAGTTGTTTGAGAAAGAGCCTTTCTCCATGTTTAGTCGTCGAGctcggtttggtttggtttgattGAGGGAGATGGCGTGAGCTGTGCTGGAACCTCGTGACCGTGTTGGGTCTGAAAGACCTGCAGCACCGAAAAGCttcagaccaaaaaaagaaaaagacaggaTAGAGTTGAATATTGTTTTCCGCTGGGAATGTATGCTTTTTCCAAGATTGCAAGTTGTAAAATTTATGTTGGCATGTGGCGTGTTTCGTAATTTACCCGGTCCATGGCCACTGATTCCGCAGCGATTCTCGCCATAAAAGGTGAGGACGAGCTACTTATCACGTGAGATCCGCCATGTGGGGGCTTGTGTTTCTCGATCTGGAGGTCAGCTTTTGTGGCGAAATCACATGAATTCTGACCTGCCAGGCACTTTTGCTGCGTGCCCACGATCAGGTCAAATGGCAGGTCGGAGGGCAGGAGAGATCTGCTGAAAGAGCAAGATTTGACAGCAAAGAAATGTCTGAGGGAAGGTCTGATAAGGAAAAAGTGGGCATGGGGTggttgaaacttttg
Above is a window of Eucalyptus grandis isolate ANBG69807.140 chromosome 9, ASM1654582v1, whole genome shotgun sequence DNA encoding:
- the LOC104419404 gene encoding lamin-like protein, with protein sequence MGRVATLVGVAVALSLTTALVLPEVAAVRYMVGAGLGNGWTQGLNYTNWTRDKHFYNGDWLFFVYDRNQLSVLEVNETNYESCNSDHPLVNWTRGAGRDVVPLNVTRPYYFVSGNGFCFGGAKLAVKVENPPPPPVASPEKSGSPASFYHGRLVLPAVFAVGAMWDAFLRFC